Part of the Sulfuriflexus mobilis genome is shown below.
CTCCTCGGAAGAGGTTCGCCAGGAACTGGCCATCACCGTTGACCGTGAGCGCGCCACCAGCCTTGGCCTTGACGTGCAGGATGTCACGGATGCCTTGCACTATGCCCTGGATGGCGAGGTGGTTACTGACTTTATCGAGGGTGATCGCAGTTACGATGTCCGTGTCCGCCTGCCACGCAGCCGTATTGAAACCCCGCAGGATATCGAATCAATACTTCTGTTCGGCTCACGTAAAGATGCCGCTATCTACCTTGCCGATATCGCCAGTGTCACGGTCATTGCCAGCCCGGCGCAAATACTGCGTGACCGACAACAGCGTTATGTTGAGGTCAGCGCCTCATTGACCACAGAAAAACGTACGTCCGGTGAGATCCATGCCGATATTGAAACAAGGCTGGCCGGTCTGGAGTTGCCCGATGGTTATACGCTTTATGATGGTGGTTCCAAGCAGGCGTTGCAGGAAGGTAAACAACTCTCAGGGGTATTACTGGCGTTGGCCCTGTTTCTGGTGTTCGTGGTCATGGCCATACAATATGAGTCACTGCAAAACCCGCTGATCATCCTCTTGAGCGTGCCCTTCGCTGCCATTGGTGTTGCCATCGGTTTGTTTGTCACTGACCTGCCGGTATCCATGCCGGTGGCACTGGGTCTGATTATGCTTGCCGGTATTGTTGTGAATAATGCCATCATCATGGTCGAATACATTGAACTGCAGCGTGTCAACGGTCAAGACTTGCATAATGCCGTGCTCACTGCCGCACGCCTGCGCCTGCGCCCTATACTGATGGCGACGCTCACGACCGTGGTCGGTATGTTGCCGCTGGCCCTGAAGCTCGGCGAGGGTGCTGAAATGCTGCAACCCCTGGCGGTGACTATCGTCTCTGGCCTGAGTTTCTCGCTACTCGTCAGCCTGTTTCTGATCCCGATTATCTATACGGAATCGCACCGCTTGCTGCTTGCGCGGGAATCCTGAAGACGCTCTCTTGCCATGTACTGGTAAAGCGCCTACTGTATATTAATAGCTGACAATAAACTTTGGAGTGCATCATGGCCACACCTGAAATAAAGGATGACCACCTCTACCGCTTGTTACGCGAAGGCAAGATCGGAGACTTTAACCATGCCTGTGCCAGTGGAGAACAGCCTGACCTGAGTAATTGTGATATGCGTGGTCTTAGCCTGAAGGGGCTGAATGCCGATGGCCTCGACCTGCGTGGCTGTTATTTTCGCCAGGCCGACTTGCGTGGTATTGACTTTAGCAAGGCCAATCTTGAGGGTGCCAGTATTCATGCGGCAAAGATTTCCGGCTGCCTGTTCCCGACTACTCTCAGTGCCGATGAGATCAACCTGTCACTCACACATGGCACCCGCATGCGTTATCAGCGCTAGAATCTGAACGCCTCGCGAGCATGACTTGCAAACCAGTAAGGCTCGGCGAGTAGCATTTCCTGACCGGCTGCTACGGCCAGCATCACCCTCTTGCGCAGGTCTGCATTGTCGGTGTGCTGCAAAACATCCAGGCTTGCCTGCACAAGTACCGCCGAGGCAGAGGGAATAGGCCCGTCAGCCAGCATCACTTCCGTACTGGTCATCGCCAACAGACTGCTTTCCGTCAGTCGCCAGCCCTGGCGAGTATAGAAACGTGACCAGGCCTGTTCGATCACCTGCATGGCCAGCGAAAAATCTCCTGCCTTGTCTGTATATCTGGCCCAATCCACCAGGCCCTGCGCGACATAGGCATAATCTTCGAGGGTCGCCTGACCAATCGGCTGGCCGCGGCCGTCACGTGCGCGTATGACCTGCTCATGCTCCCACAGTGTGTTAACAATATAATCACGTATCTCGCGGGCCGCTGACTGGTAGGTCTTATCACCGGTCTGTTGCGCCGCCTGCGCAAAGGCCGACAGGGCCATGCCGTTCCAGCCGGCCAGTCGCTTGTTATCTACGGGCAGGTTACGCTGGCTACGCTGTTGAAACATTTTTTTCCGTGCAGACTGCAGACTTTTTTCAAGCCCAGCCTCGCTGATGCCCAGCTCGGCGGCTACCTCGGCGGGCTCACGCAGGGCGATGGGCAGGTAACCGTCTTCTGTTGTCGGCCCGCCACTTATCTGCCAGGCCTTTTCCACCGCCAGCCATTCCTTGGCTGTAAGGAGTTGTTGCAGTGTCTCTACCTGCCACAGGTAAAAACCGCCTTCGACCTGCTTATCGTCTATCGCCGACAAACTTGCATACATACCGCCCTGCGGGCTGCGCAGGCTGGTCAGCATAAAATCGAGTGTTTCACGTGCGGTTTTTAAGTAACGTGTTTCATTCAAGACCTTACTGGCGCGCAGGTATAGCCGGGCCAACAAGGCATTGTCGTAAAGCATTTTCTCAAAGTGGGGGACTCGCCATTGCGGGTCCACCGTGTAACGGAAGAAACCACCGCCGATCAAATCATTCAGGCCCAGTCGTGACATGTTGTCCAGGGTCAGACGCAGAAAATCCCCCACCTGGCTGTCCTGCTCGTCTGCATAGACATCCAGCATGGCCTCCAACTGTGGCACGGATGGAAATTTACTCTGGTTACCAAAGCCACCGGCAAAGCTATCGGCACGGGAGAGTGTTTCATTTCTCAGGGCTTTGCGCGCCTTCTCAGCGAGACCTTTTTGAAGCGTAGTCTCCTGTCGCCCCCGTGGGACCTGTAACTCCTCATTGGCGAGACGTGCATCGTCTGCCAGTTGCTGTGGGTTTTGTTGCCAGAGTGTGTTCAGTTCAGTCAACAGGGCATCAAAGTCTTTTGCCGGTAAATAGACAATGCCGAGCAGGGGATGGCCCTGTGGGGTAATAAAGACATTCAGCGGCCAACCGGAATAGCCGCGCGTGCGTTCCACAAACTCGATGAGGCGGCTATCCAAGGCCGGGTTTAATTCACGGTCAACCTTGATCGGAATAAAATCCCGGTTAAGCTTTGTCGCGATCGCCGCGTCCTGGTAACTCTCGCGCTGCATGACATGGCACCAGTGGCAGGCAAAATAACCGATCGAGACAAACAGCAGTTTGTTTTCCTTGCGTGCGGCGGCCACGGCCTGCTCATTCCACTCCTGCCAATGCACCGGGTCGCCGCCATGCATGGCAAGGTAGGGCGAGGCATTGTTGGCGAGGGTATTCTTCAGGTCGGCATGGGCGATACTGACCATTAACAACAGGCTAATGCCCAGCATCAGACGTCGGTACATACGCAACTCCAGAAGTAATTATTTATTATATGACAACAGGGAGGCGGGGTTTATTCCCGGTTGATGCCGGAAATTACTGTTTTTCGCCCTTGTCCTTAGGCGGCGTATCCGTGTCGTCTGTTTCTTCATCGGCTTCGTCTTCTTTCTCCATACGGTCCAGCTCGGCCTCCATCTCCTCGTCGGTCAGCTCCTCGTAGGGTTCATCGTCTTGCCCCTCTTCGACAACACTGGCCGGTTCTTGCGGGCTATCCGTCGACGTCGCCGCAGCCGCGGCGGCCGCCTTCGGCATAATGCTATGCTCTGCCTCTTCACTGCTGTCGTCAGCATACTCATCTGCATCACGCTTCGGCATCCGGCGTGAGAAGAATAAACCCACCTCGAACAACATCCACATCGGCAGGGCCAGCAGGGTCTGCGAGATGATATCCGGCGGGGTCATGAGCATGCCAATAATGAAGGCACCGACGATGACATAGGCACGTTTTTCTGCCAGCTTCTCGGGCGTGGTCATACCGGTCCAGCACATGAGGATGGTGGCAATCGGTACCTCGAAGGCGATACCGAAGGCGATAAATAGCTTCAAGACAAAATCGAGGTACTTGGAGATATCGGTCATCACCGCCACGCCTTCCGGGGCGACTCCAATGAAAAAACCAAACACGAGCGGGAATACAATGTAGTAGGCAAAGGCGATGCCGGCATAGAACAGCAAGGTACTCGAGACCAGCAGCGGGATAACGAGTTTCTGCTCATGCTGATAAAGACCCGGGGCGATAAAGGCCCAGGTCTGGTAAAGCAGGTAGGGTACGGCGATAAAGATCGCGGCGATCAGCGCCAGCTTGAAAGGGGTCAAAAACGGTGAAGCGACCTCGGTCGCAATCATCTGCGTGCCTTGTGGCATGTGTCTTAACAAGGGTTCGGCAAGCAGGGAATACAGGTCGTTGGCGAAATACAGCAATGGCAACAACAGCAACACAATGACCAGTACACTTCGCAACAACCGATCCCGCAACTCGATGAGGTGCGAAAGGAAGGCGGGTTCTGTCGGGGTGTTATCTTGCTCGCTCATCGTCGACCGGTTGTTTTACTTCTTTCTTGTCTTCTTCTTTCTTGTCTTCTTCTTTCTTGTCTTCTTCTTTCTTGTCTTCTTCTTTCTTGTCTTCTTCATCGACGATGGCCCGCAACAGGTAATCCTGCTGCTTCACATCCTCGGCCACCGATCGGGTTTCCTCAATGATCTCGTGCACACCGACAGAATCGGTATGTTGTTTCATGATGCGCTTGAGTTCCTCTGCCTTCAGTTCCTGGTCAATATCGGCCTTCACTGAGCCGACAAAGCCGCGTAACTTGCCTAGCCATAGCCCGGCAGAACGCGCGACATGTGGCAGGCGTTCGGGACCTATCACCAGTAAGGCAACGATCGCGATAAGGATAAGTTCGAAAAAGCCGATATCAAACATGACATCACCGAACGGTGCGAGGCTACAAGGGCCTATACGCCGTTAACAGGGGGCTGGCTTCAGCCCTTATCCTTTTCCTTGTCTTCTTTGACGACTTCAGCATCTATGGCGTCGCTGTCTTTCTTCGCCAGTGTTGCCGTCTCTTCGTCTTCACCTTCCTTCATCGACTTGCGGAAACTCCGCAGTGCACCGCCCAGGTCACCACCGACATTACGCAACTTCTTGGTGCCGAACAGCAATATGACGATCACCAGAATAAGGATGAGTGAGCCCACTCCAATTCCACCAAAACCCATTGTCTTATCTCCTAAAAAATTATCCCGCGCCTACTTGCTGCGCGAGGCCTTCTCTTCATGACCTGAGACACCGAAGCGACGTTGCAGTTCTGCAAGTACATCTTTCGGCCCCAGCCCTTCGTTGGCCAACATCACCAGGGTATGAAACCACAGGTCGGCAGTCTCATAGACGATTTGCGCCTTGTCACCCGACTTGGCGGCGATCACCGTCTCGGTGGCCTCTTCACCGACCTTTTTTAAAATCGTATCCAGACCCTTGGCATACAGACTTGCGACGTAAGAGGAGTCAGCCTTGGCCTGCTTACGTTCTTCGAGTGTCTCGGCAATCTGTTCGAGTATGTCGCTCATGTCTATTTATAAATCTCGCTCGGATCTTTCAGTACCGGCTCAACCTCAACCCAGTTACCATTTTCATAGCGCTTGAAAAAACAGTTATGCCGACCGGTATGACAGGCAATGCCGCCGTGTTGCTCAACCGTAATCAAGAGCACATCATTATCACAGTCGAGGCGGATGTCATGCAGCGCCTGCACATTCCCGGACTCTTCACCCTTGTGCCATAATTTGCCACGCGAGCGTGACCAGTATACGGCCTCATTCTTTTCCACGGTCAGTTGCAGGGACTCGCGGCTCATCCAGGCGAACATGAGCACCTTACCCGTCCCCAGTTCCTGGGTAATCACAGGCACCAGGCCGTCGCCGGTCCATTTGATCTCGTCGAGCCACTGGCCTGACATATTATCCTCCCGGAAAAACACAACGCCTAGTGTAACAAAATTATTGTTATAAGCGTTACGAGCGCAGCTGAGACAAGGCATAAGTAGCCGAAAAATCGCGAGTTGCCTCGACCCGAAGGGTGAGTTACGCATAATGAACCCCGCAGGGGGTTCTATGCGTAAGTGACTCATTTTGCTCATAGAACCTCTCGAGGTTCATTGCGGGTTAACCGGACTCACTGGGGCAATGAGTGGGCTACTCATGATGATGCCTGAAAGGTATCTATGAGCCACTAAGCATCGTTCCGACGGTTCAGGGCAAGCTCAGAGGCGGACTTCGATGCCCCGATCGGCCATATGACGCTTGGCCTCCTGCACGGTATGGTCGCCGAAATGGAAGATACTCGCGGCCAGCACCGCATCGGCCTTGCCCTGGATGATGCCCTCGGCAAGGTGGTCGAGTGTACCAACACCGCCGGAGGCAATCACGGGCACGTCGACGGCCTCACTAATGGCCCGGGTCAGCTCGACATCAAAACCATCGCGGGTACCATCCCGGTCCATACTCGTCAGCAGAATCTCGCCGGCACCGTATTCGACCATGCGCCGGGCCCACTCAATCGCTTCCAGTCCGGTGCCCTGTCGGCCACCGTGGGTAAATATCTCCCAGCGTGGTGGTTCACCCTCGGCGCTGACGCGCTTGGCATCGATCGATACAACAATGCACTGTGAACCAAACTTCTCCGCTGCCTCGCGCACAAACTCCGGGCGGTTTACAGCCGCCGTATTGATGCCGACCTTGTCGGCACCGGCATTGAGCAAGCGACGAATATCGTCCACCGTACGGATTCCGCCACCGACGGTCAGCGGGATAAAGACCTGACCCGCGACTTGCTCGACGACATGCACAATGGTCTCACGGTCATCGGAGCTGGCGGTGATATCGAGAAAGGTGATCTCATCTGCGCCCTGCTCGTCGTAACGCTTGGCAACCTCGACCGGGTCACCGGCATCGCGGATATCGACAAACTGCACGCCTTTCACAACGCGGCCGTTATCGACATCGAGACAGGGGATGATTCTTTTCGCCAGGCCCATGAAAAGTCTCTTATTCCTTACCGCAGAGTTCATCGGCCAGCGCCTGGCCTTCGGCGAAGTCGAGTGTACCTTCGTAAATGGCACGCCCGGTAATCGCACCGATAACACCCTCTTCATAAAATTTCGAGAGTTCACGCACATCAT
Proteins encoded:
- a CDS encoding pentapeptide repeat-containing protein — translated: MATPEIKDDHLYRLLREGKIGDFNHACASGEQPDLSNCDMRGLSLKGLNADGLDLRGCYFRQADLRGIDFSKANLEGASIHAAKISGCLFPTTLSADEINLSLTHGTRMRYQR
- a CDS encoding thioredoxin domain-containing protein, yielding MYRRLMLGISLLLMVSIAHADLKNTLANNASPYLAMHGGDPVHWQEWNEQAVAAARKENKLLFVSIGYFACHWCHVMQRESYQDAAIATKLNRDFIPIKVDRELNPALDSRLIEFVERTRGYSGWPLNVFITPQGHPLLGIVYLPAKDFDALLTELNTLWQQNPQQLADDARLANEELQVPRGRQETTLQKGLAEKARKALRNETLSRADSFAGGFGNQSKFPSVPQLEAMLDVYADEQDSQVGDFLRLTLDNMSRLGLNDLIGGGFFRYTVDPQWRVPHFEKMLYDNALLARLYLRASKVLNETRYLKTARETLDFMLTSLRSPQGGMYASLSAIDDKQVEGGFYLWQVETLQQLLTAKEWLAVEKAWQISGGPTTEDGYLPIALREPAEVAAELGISEAGLEKSLQSARKKMFQQRSQRNLPVDNKRLAGWNGMALSAFAQAAQQTGDKTYQSAAREIRDYIVNTLWEHEQVIRARDGRGQPIGQATLEDYAYVAQGLVDWARYTDKAGDFSLAMQVIEQAWSRFYTRQGWRLTESSLLAMTSTEVMLADGPIPSASAVLVQASLDVLQHTDNADLRKRVMLAVAAGQEMLLAEPYWFASHAREAFRF
- the tatC gene encoding twin-arginine translocase subunit TatC; amino-acid sequence: MSEQDNTPTEPAFLSHLIELRDRLLRSVLVIVLLLLPLLYFANDLYSLLAEPLLRHMPQGTQMIATEVASPFLTPFKLALIAAIFIAVPYLLYQTWAFIAPGLYQHEQKLVIPLLVSSTLLFYAGIAFAYYIVFPLVFGFFIGVAPEGVAVMTDISKYLDFVLKLFIAFGIAFEVPIATILMCWTGMTTPEKLAEKRAYVIVGAFIIGMLMTPPDIISQTLLALPMWMLFEVGLFFSRRMPKRDADEYADDSSEEAEHSIMPKAAAAAAATSTDSPQEPASVVEEGQDDEPYEELTDEEMEAELDRMEKEDEADEETDDTDTPPKDKGEKQ
- the tatB gene encoding Sec-independent protein translocase protein TatB, giving the protein MFDIGFFELILIAIVALLVIGPERLPHVARSAGLWLGKLRGFVGSVKADIDQELKAEELKRIMKQHTDSVGVHEIIEETRSVAEDVKQQDYLLRAIVDEEDKKEEDKKEEDKKEEDKKEEDKKEVKQPVDDERAR
- the tatA gene encoding twin-arginine translocase TatA/TatE family subunit encodes the protein MGFGGIGVGSLILILVIVILLFGTKKLRNVGGDLGGALRSFRKSMKEGEDEETATLAKKDSDAIDAEVVKEDKEKDKG
- a CDS encoding phosphoribosyl-ATP diphosphatase produces the protein MSDILEQIAETLEERKQAKADSSYVASLYAKGLDTILKKVGEEATETVIAAKSGDKAQIVYETADLWFHTLVMLANEGLGPKDVLAELQRRFGVSGHEEKASRSK
- the hisI gene encoding phosphoribosyl-AMP cyclohydrolase encodes the protein MSGQWLDEIKWTGDGLVPVITQELGTGKVLMFAWMSRESLQLTVEKNEAVYWSRSRGKLWHKGEESGNVQALHDIRLDCDNDVLLITVEQHGGIACHTGRHNCFFKRYENGNWVEVEPVLKDPSEIYK
- the hisF gene encoding imidazole glycerol phosphate synthase subunit HisF, whose amino-acid sequence is MGLAKRIIPCLDVDNGRVVKGVQFVDIRDAGDPVEVAKRYDEQGADEITFLDITASSDDRETIVHVVEQVAGQVFIPLTVGGGIRTVDDIRRLLNAGADKVGINTAAVNRPEFVREAAEKFGSQCIVVSIDAKRVSAEGEPPRWEIFTHGGRQGTGLEAIEWARRMVEYGAGEILLTSMDRDGTRDGFDVELTRAISEAVDVPVIASGGVGTLDHLAEGIIQGKADAVLAASIFHFGDHTVQEAKRHMADRGIEVRL